The Providencia sp. PROV188 genome includes a region encoding these proteins:
- a CDS encoding DUF2500 family protein, producing MNKPILLIIVLAIIAVLATKRFFDQKKQNEINDNSLPVSQLVLVKEKKDYPYPNMRSRERDVVSPETFRYELYFQTQASGETIKVIVSEEQYQGVELGAKGKLTLQGTRFIRFEPSE from the coding sequence ATGAATAAGCCAATTCTCTTAATTATTGTTCTTGCGATTATCGCCGTGTTAGCCACTAAGCGTTTTTTTGACCAAAAGAAACAAAATGAAATTAACGATAATTCATTACCTGTCAGTCAGTTAGTGCTCGTGAAAGAGAAAAAAGATTACCCTTATCCAAATATGCGTTCTCGGGAGCGCGATGTGGTATCCCCTGAAACTTTTCGCTATGAACTTTATTTTCAGACTCAAGCTTCAGGAGAAACGATTAAGGTGATCGTCAGCGAAGAGCAGTACCAAGGTGTTGAATTGGGTGCTAAAGGTAAGCTAACCCTACAAGGTACGCGATTTATTCGCTTCGAACCTTCTGAATAA
- a CDS encoding lysoplasmalogenase codes for MISWPFLAVLFSGWLYVDAAYRGPEWQRWLFRPITLLLLLFWGWSSDDLNAQTYLILGGLALSLVADLSRMFSSEHLLTSLGLMFLSYLVYTISFGMQFNFGLYLPWLIVPIAIAAVTLVLIWGKLESQQPVVFASIIMSMIMMWVAGDQYFGLGREFNFSIMVGASMLFLSHCIWLIAHFRFPFKASKAVVAAFYFLGQFFIVRAIYL; via the coding sequence ATGATTAGTTGGCCATTCCTCGCTGTTTTATTTTCTGGCTGGCTGTACGTTGATGCAGCCTATCGTGGTCCTGAGTGGCAACGTTGGTTATTCCGCCCTATCACTTTACTTCTTCTACTATTCTGGGGATGGAGTTCTGACGACTTAAATGCGCAAACCTATCTGATTTTAGGCGGTTTGGCGCTTTCCTTAGTTGCCGACCTTTCGAGAATGTTTTCTAGTGAGCACTTGCTTACTTCTTTGGGGCTCATGTTCTTAAGCTATTTGGTCTACACCATTAGCTTTGGAATGCAATTCAACTTTGGTCTGTATCTGCCTTGGCTTATCGTCCCTATCGCTATCGCAGCCGTCACCTTGGTGCTGATTTGGGGAAAACTGGAAAGCCAACAGCCTGTAGTTTTCGCCTCTATTATTATGAGCATGATTATGATGTGGGTGGCAGGAGACCAATACTTTGGCTTAGGTCGAGAATTTAATTTCTCGATTATGGTGGGCGCTTCTATGCTGTTTTTATCTCACTGCATCTGGCTAATTGCCCATTTCCGTTTTCCATTCAAAGCCTCTAAAGCAGTTGTAGCCGCATTCTACTTCCTCGGTCAGTTCTTTATTGTTCGCGCCATTTATTTATAA
- a CDS encoding zinc/cadmium/mercury/lead-transporting ATPase has product MHSHSHKDTHAHSTSCCSGNTCASAAVENSKAVSHDASSHEHHHGDDKNHAHDDDDEKSHQHGSCCSSTSAANDDVEPTQTAKQRFSWIVRGMDCPSCAAKIENAISQIREVAQAKVLFATEKLVVDADKDVTAVVRSTVEAAGYELHDVGSASATSAPPPSLLSEAKPVIILAILMAISWGLEFVNPQLGNVAFILTTLFGLYPIARKSLRLIRTGTPFAIETLMTVAAVGAIFIQATEEAAMVILLFMLGEMLESYSAGRARRGVSALMALVPEDAVLIKDGQKTSVPVAQLRPGDIIEIAPGGRLPTDAVLVAGFASFDESALTGESVPVERSAGEKVAAGCLSVDKAVQMEVVSEQGQNAIDRILQLIEEAEERRAPIERFIDRFSRIYTPIIMLISALVIVIPPMFFGAAWDTWIYRGLTLLLIGCPCALVISTPAAITSALATATRRGALIKGGAALEQLGTVTTIALDKTGTLTEGKPHVTDIVPVEGLSESELIRITASVEVGSHHPLAKAIVNKAEELSITVEEALERKALAGKGVEGSFNGKQVLVSAPSRVEPPLSSQWQAKVEALEAQGKTVVVTLEDDQVIGLTALQDTLRGDAADAMAMLKSLNVNAVMLTGDNPRAASAIANQLGMEFRAGLLPEDKVTAVMELNRDHNTMMVGDGINDAPAMKASSIGVAMGGGTDVALETADAALTHNRLTGLPEIVALSRATRKIIRENITIALGLKAVFLVTSLLGITGLWVAVLADSGATALVTANAVRLLRVKLPEIKK; this is encoded by the coding sequence ATGCACTCACACTCTCATAAAGATACCCATGCACACAGCACGTCTTGCTGCTCAGGAAACACTTGCGCATCCGCAGCCGTAGAGAATAGCAAAGCTGTGAGCCATGACGCATCATCCCATGAACATCATCATGGCGATGACAAAAATCATGCTCATGATGATGACGATGAAAAATCCCATCAACATGGTAGCTGCTGCAGCTCAACATCCGCTGCAAATGATGACGTAGAGCCTACCCAAACCGCTAAACAGCGTTTTAGCTGGATTGTACGCGGGATGGACTGCCCAAGCTGCGCTGCTAAAATCGAAAACGCGATTTCCCAAATTCGCGAAGTCGCTCAAGCCAAAGTCCTCTTTGCCACTGAAAAACTCGTCGTGGACGCTGACAAAGACGTCACTGCCGTCGTTCGTTCAACTGTTGAAGCCGCAGGTTACGAACTACATGATGTGGGTAGCGCTAGTGCAACATCAGCACCGCCACCCAGCTTATTGAGTGAAGCGAAGCCCGTCATCATTTTAGCTATCCTGATGGCAATCAGCTGGGGACTTGAGTTTGTTAATCCACAGCTAGGTAACGTGGCGTTTATCCTAACCACGTTATTTGGGTTATACCCTATCGCGCGTAAATCGTTACGTTTGATTCGTACTGGTACACCATTTGCAATTGAAACCTTGATGACCGTTGCCGCTGTAGGGGCGATTTTCATCCAAGCAACTGAAGAAGCCGCCATGGTTATCTTGCTGTTTATGCTGGGTGAAATGCTTGAGTCCTACTCTGCGGGACGCGCTCGCCGAGGTGTTAGCGCACTCATGGCTTTAGTCCCTGAAGATGCCGTGCTTATCAAGGATGGACAAAAAACGTCAGTTCCTGTGGCACAGTTACGCCCTGGTGACATCATTGAAATTGCACCAGGTGGTCGATTACCAACCGATGCGGTGCTGGTTGCAGGATTTGCGAGTTTTGATGAAAGCGCATTAACGGGTGAATCCGTCCCTGTAGAACGCAGTGCTGGGGAAAAAGTGGCTGCGGGCTGTTTGTCTGTCGATAAAGCCGTACAAATGGAAGTGGTATCAGAGCAAGGTCAAAATGCTATCGACCGCATCTTGCAACTGATTGAAGAAGCAGAAGAGCGTCGTGCGCCAATTGAGCGATTTATTGACCGCTTCAGCCGCATCTATACTCCAATTATCATGCTGATTTCGGCCTTAGTGATAGTGATCCCGCCAATGTTCTTCGGTGCAGCATGGGATACTTGGATTTACCGTGGTTTGACTCTGTTGTTAATTGGTTGCCCTTGCGCATTGGTTATCTCAACCCCTGCAGCAATCACCTCAGCACTGGCAACCGCCACTCGCCGTGGAGCTTTAATTAAAGGTGGTGCTGCATTAGAACAATTGGGAACTGTCACTACAATTGCACTGGATAAAACGGGCACACTAACGGAAGGCAAACCACACGTCACCGATATCGTTCCCGTTGAAGGTCTGAGTGAAAGCGAGTTAATTCGTATCACTGCATCAGTTGAAGTCGGCTCTCATCACCCACTGGCTAAAGCTATCGTCAACAAAGCTGAAGAGTTATCTATCACTGTTGAAGAAGCGTTAGAGCGTAAAGCACTAGCAGGTAAAGGGGTTGAAGGCTCTTTTAATGGTAAACAAGTGTTAGTCAGCGCACCATCAAGGGTTGAGCCTCCATTAAGCAGCCAATGGCAAGCGAAAGTAGAAGCGTTAGAGGCGCAAGGTAAAACGGTTGTCGTCACGTTAGAAGATGACCAAGTTATCGGCTTAACCGCCCTGCAGGATACCTTACGTGGCGATGCTGCTGATGCAATGGCTATGTTGAAATCACTGAATGTTAATGCCGTGATGCTAACAGGTGATAACCCACGTGCCGCCAGCGCCATCGCAAATCAGCTAGGCATGGAGTTCCGTGCAGGATTATTACCAGAAGATAAAGTCACCGCGGTGATGGAGCTTAATCGCGATCACAACACCATGATGGTAGGTGACGGTATCAACGATGCTCCAGCCATGAAAGCGTCAAGCATTGGTGTTGCAATGGGTGGCGGTACTGACGTTGCTTTAGAAACTGCGGATGCCGCTTTAACCCATAACCGTTTGACTGGATTACCTGAAATCGTCGCATTATCCAGAGCCACACGGAAGATCATCCGCGAGAACATCACTATCGCCTTAGGCTTAAAAGCCGTTTTCTTGGTAACGAGCTTGTTAGGTATCACTGGGTTATGGGTTGCTGTGTTAGCGGATTCTGGCGCCACGGCATTAGTCACAGCCAACGCGGTTCGCTTACTGCGCGTTAAGTTGCCCGAAATCAAAAAATAG
- a CDS encoding Rpn family recombination-promoting nuclease/putative transposase, producing the protein MTNNASSIPHDAAFKGFMTKQSNARDFFELHLPEHIERLCDFDTLTLINSAFIDSKLRTRFSDVLYSVQTKTRGSYIYLLVEHQSTPDKLMGWRLMHYAFMAMNQHLQQGHKTLPLVVPILFYHGETSPYPYEGTWTQCLPHAEIAHDLYSSPFPLVDITVVEDTEIVSHRKIAVMELAMKHKKLRNDHQRVTEHFVQILNSHYNDKDDVITILNYLFIIMDSPYYTYIVETLIDQAENHRETIMNIAQRLKNEGKEKGKEETLQQVVLKSLQLGLSIDVIRKLTGLSDSEIQALN; encoded by the coding sequence ATGACTAATAATGCAAGTTCAATACCCCATGATGCCGCCTTTAAAGGCTTTATGACAAAGCAGAGTAATGCCCGAGATTTCTTTGAGCTTCATTTACCTGAACACATTGAACGCTTGTGCGATTTCGATACGCTTACCCTCATTAATTCAGCTTTTATTGATAGCAAATTGAGAACCCGGTTTTCCGATGTTCTCTATTCTGTTCAAACAAAAACGAGGGGTAGTTATATCTATCTGTTAGTCGAACATCAGTCGACACCTGACAAGTTGATGGGCTGGCGTTTAATGCACTACGCGTTTATGGCAATGAATCAACATCTACAGCAAGGGCATAAAACCTTACCGCTCGTTGTCCCCATTCTGTTTTATCATGGGGAAACATCCCCCTATCCTTATGAAGGTACATGGACACAATGCTTGCCCCACGCTGAAATAGCTCATGATCTGTATAGCAGCCCTTTCCCGTTGGTGGACATCACCGTAGTTGAGGATACCGAAATAGTTAGTCACCGCAAAATCGCTGTGATGGAACTCGCAATGAAACATAAAAAACTACGAAATGACCACCAGAGAGTCACTGAGCACTTCGTTCAAATATTAAACAGCCACTATAATGACAAAGATGATGTGATCACTATCTTGAATTACTTATTTATCATCATGGATTCACCCTACTACACATACATTGTCGAGACATTAATCGACCAAGCCGAAAACCATCGAGAAACTATTATGAATATTGCACAGCGGTTAAAAAACGAAGGAAAAGAAAAAGGAAAAGAAGAAACCTTACAACAGGTTGTATTAAAGAGCTTACAACTTGGTTTAAGCATTGACGTTATCCGCAAACTCACTGGGTTATCAGACAGTGAAATTCAAGCCCTTAATTAA
- the tusA gene encoding sulfurtransferase TusA, with product MSDLFSNPTKTLDTLGLRCPEPVMLVRKTVRNMADGDTLLIIADDPATTRDIPGFCRFMEHELLAVEAENAPYRYLLRKKASGL from the coding sequence ATGTCTGACTTATTTTCTAATCCAACGAAAACCCTTGATACGCTAGGGCTACGCTGCCCTGAACCTGTGATGCTGGTGCGTAAAACCGTTCGCAATATGGCGGACGGAGATACGCTGTTAATCATTGCAGATGACCCCGCTACCACCCGCGATATTCCTGGTTTTTGCCGTTTTATGGAACACGAACTGCTGGCGGTTGAAGCGGAGAATGCACCGTATCGTTATTTATTGCGCAAAAAAGCCAGCGGCCTGTAA
- a CDS encoding 7-cyano-7-deazaguanine/7-aminomethyl-7-deazaguanine transporter: MFTFTPQQKATALIWLSLFHILIITSSNYLVQLPINIFGFHTTWGAFTFPFIFLATDLTVRIYGAPLARRIITAVMLPALLISYVISALFFQGEWQGFAAIMTFNLFVARIAAASFMAYVLGQILDVSVFNRLRQNKRWFVAPACAMFFGNLIDTIAFFFIAFYQSSDPFMAANWMEIALVDYVFKLLICMLFFLPAYGLLLNFILKTFFATASKKQLSPQH; the protein is encoded by the coding sequence ATGTTTACGTTTACTCCGCAGCAAAAAGCCACTGCGTTAATTTGGCTATCGTTATTTCATATTTTAATTATTACATCCAGCAACTACTTGGTTCAGTTACCCATTAATATTTTTGGGTTTCATACCACTTGGGGTGCGTTTACCTTTCCCTTTATATTCCTTGCTACGGACTTAACGGTTCGCATCTATGGTGCGCCATTAGCTCGTCGAATTATCACTGCGGTCATGTTACCAGCATTATTAATTTCGTATGTGATTTCTGCTCTGTTTTTCCAAGGAGAATGGCAAGGTTTCGCGGCTATCATGACATTTAACCTGTTTGTTGCGCGTATCGCGGCAGCAAGTTTTATGGCATATGTCCTCGGCCAAATCTTGGATGTCAGCGTATTTAACCGCCTGCGCCAAAACAAACGCTGGTTTGTAGCACCCGCCTGCGCCATGTTTTTTGGTAACTTGATTGATACTATCGCGTTCTTCTTTATCGCGTTTTATCAAAGCAGCGACCCGTTTATGGCAGCAAACTGGATGGAAATCGCTCTCGTTGATTACGTCTTCAAGTTATTAATTTGTATGCTGTTCTTCTTGCCAGCTTATGGTTTATTACTGAACTTTATTTTGAAGACTTTCTTCGCTACCGCCAGTAAGAAACAATTATCCCCGCAGCACTGA
- the glpC gene encoding anaerobic glycerol-3-phosphate dehydrogenase subunit GlpC, which translates to MSIQDASFESCIKCTVCTTYCPVAKANPLYPGPKQAGPDGERLRLKDPMMYDDALKFCTNCKRCEVACPSDVKIGDIIARARNTYSQQKPKLRDAILSHTDIMGSLSTPFAPVVNTITGLKPVRQILDKALKIDHRRELPKYSFGTFRRWYGKQAAEQAKFEEQVAFFHGCYVNYNHPQLGKDLIKVFNGMNIGVQLLKREKCCGVALIANGFMKQAKRQANVNLESLQETILEKHIPVVATSSTCTFTIRDEYTHVLDVDTSEMRDNIELATRYIYRLLEEGRELKLKHTPLKVAYHTPCHMEKMGWTSYTLELIKRVPGVELIVLDSQCCGIAGTYGFKKENYEVSQGIGAGLFRQIEESGADMVITDCETCKWQIEMSTSKKCEHPISLLARALE; encoded by the coding sequence ATGAGTATTCAAGATGCAAGCTTTGAAAGCTGTATAAAGTGCACCGTTTGTACTACCTATTGCCCAGTGGCAAAAGCGAACCCACTGTATCCGGGACCAAAACAAGCGGGTCCTGATGGTGAGCGTTTACGCTTAAAAGATCCGATGATGTACGATGATGCATTGAAATTCTGTACCAACTGTAAGCGTTGTGAAGTAGCCTGCCCGTCTGATGTGAAGATAGGCGACATTATCGCGCGCGCTCGTAATACCTATAGCCAGCAGAAACCGAAACTGCGTGATGCGATTTTAAGCCATACAGATATCATGGGTTCTTTATCGACCCCATTTGCCCCTGTAGTCAACACCATTACAGGCTTAAAACCCGTTCGCCAAATTCTGGATAAAGCCCTTAAAATTGACCATCGCCGTGAGCTACCGAAATACTCATTCGGGACTTTCCGTCGTTGGTACGGTAAACAAGCCGCAGAGCAGGCGAAATTTGAGGAACAGGTGGCATTCTTCCACGGCTGTTACGTGAACTATAACCATCCACAATTGGGTAAAGATTTAATCAAAGTTTTCAACGGGATGAATATCGGTGTTCAGCTGTTAAAACGTGAAAAATGTTGTGGTGTGGCACTGATCGCAAACGGATTTATGAAGCAAGCGAAACGCCAAGCGAATGTGAATTTGGAATCACTCCAAGAGACGATTCTGGAGAAACATATTCCCGTCGTGGCGACCTCATCGACCTGCACATTTACCATTCGTGATGAATATACCCATGTGCTGGATGTCGATACCTCTGAGATGCGCGATAACATTGAGCTAGCGACCCGCTATATTTATCGTCTGCTGGAAGAAGGGCGTGAACTGAAACTGAAACACACACCATTAAAAGTGGCTTATCACACACCATGCCATATGGAAAAAATGGGTTGGACGTCCTACACCCTTGAGCTGATTAAGCGTGTACCGGGTGTTGAGCTGATTGTTTTAGATTCACAATGTTGTGGTATTGCAGGAACTTACGGGTTCAAAAAAGAGAACTACGAAGTTTCCCAAGGTATTGGGGCTGGGCTGTTCCGTCAAATTGAAGAGAGCGGTGCGGATATGGTGATCACTGACTGTGAAACCTGTAAATGGCAAATTGAAATGTCCACCAGTAAGAAATGTGAACACCCAATTTCACTACTGGCTCGCGCGCTAGAATAA
- the glpB gene encoding glycerol-3-phosphate dehydrogenase subunit GlpB, which translates to MKYDAVVMGGGLAGLICGIRLTQSGLSCAIVSAGQNALHFSSGSLDLLTHLPDGTQVEQPLSMLEALEQQAPSHPYSLIGAEKVAELAQLAQTTLQQAGLHLKGSCEENHYRITPLGHKRMTWLSPESVPTTALHQPMELGKIAVVGIEGFLDFQPQMVADELDRQGLEAEACYVHLPLLDRLRENPSEFRAINVARWLDRPENMAQIVEEIAPLVANADAVFMPACIGLDSEEPMLELQKRLGKPLFLLPTLPPSLLGIRLHEMLLRQFRRQGGIMMPGDKVTSVNFVGSRIESVQTRNHGNISLKAKHFVLATGSFFNNGLVAKFDQVYEPLMHLDLGEIGDRAKWTNKEFFASQPYMAFGVQTDENLRGKKHGETIENLYVAGAVLSGFDPLTQGCGAGVSLVSGLYAANEIVNEFAKDKAMQAEVAQ; encoded by the coding sequence ATGAAATATGATGCAGTAGTGATGGGCGGAGGCCTTGCCGGTCTTATCTGTGGAATTCGTCTGACTCAATCAGGACTTTCTTGTGCCATCGTGAGTGCAGGGCAGAACGCACTGCATTTCTCGTCGGGTTCATTGGATTTATTAACGCATCTTCCTGATGGTACTCAAGTCGAGCAACCGCTGTCTATGTTGGAAGCGCTAGAACAACAAGCACCGAGTCATCCGTACAGTTTGATTGGGGCAGAAAAAGTCGCTGAGCTGGCTCAATTGGCACAGACTACACTACAGCAAGCAGGGCTACATCTAAAAGGTTCTTGCGAAGAAAATCATTACCGTATTACGCCGTTAGGCCATAAGCGAATGACATGGCTCAGTCCTGAATCGGTGCCAACAACTGCACTTCATCAACCGATGGAATTAGGCAAAATTGCGGTTGTGGGCATTGAAGGTTTTCTCGATTTTCAACCGCAAATGGTGGCGGATGAGTTGGATCGCCAAGGATTAGAAGCTGAGGCGTGCTATGTCCACTTGCCACTGCTTGATCGTTTAAGAGAAAACCCAAGCGAGTTCCGAGCGATTAACGTAGCGCGCTGGTTAGATAGGCCTGAAAATATGGCGCAAATCGTGGAAGAAATTGCACCATTAGTCGCCAACGCGGATGCGGTGTTTATGCCTGCGTGTATTGGTCTTGACAGTGAAGAACCAATGTTAGAGTTGCAGAAACGCTTAGGTAAGCCGCTATTTTTACTGCCAACATTACCGCCATCTTTATTAGGTATCCGCCTTCATGAAATGCTATTACGCCAGTTCCGCCGTCAAGGTGGGATCATGATGCCGGGTGATAAAGTCACTTCCGTCAATTTCGTGGGGTCACGTATTGAATCTGTGCAAACCCGTAATCACGGCAATATTTCATTGAAAGCTAAACATTTTGTGTTGGCGACGGGAAGTTTCTTTAATAACGGCTTGGTCGCGAAATTTGACCAAGTGTATGAACCCTTGATGCATTTGGATTTAGGCGAAATCGGCGACCGCGCCAAATGGACGAACAAAGAGTTCTTTGCTTCCCAACCGTATATGGCGTTTGGTGTACAAACCGATGAAAATTTACGCGGTAAAAAACACGGTGAAACCATCGAAAACCTGTATGTTGCGGGTGCAGTATTAAGCGGGTTTGATCCGCTGACTCAAGGTTGTGGCGCAGGGGTTTCACTGGTCAGTGGCTTATATGCCGCGAATGAAATCGTGAATGAATTTGCTAAAGATAAAGCCATGCAGGCGGAGGTGGCGCAATGA
- the glpA gene encoding anaerobic glycerol-3-phosphate dehydrogenase subunit A: MNGSSVTETDVIIIGGGATGAGVARDCARRGLKAVLLERHDIATGATGRNHGLLHSGARYAVTDSESARECIEENKILKRIAHHCIEKTDGLFITLPEDSLEYQQQFITACQSAGIDAQAIDPAEAIRLEPSVNPRLIGAVRVPDGTVDPFRLTAANMLDAREHGAKVLTYHEVIGLIRQGDKVSGVTVYDHQAKRQYDIHAQIVVNAGGIWGQKIAEYADLKIKMFPAKGALLILGHRLNNMVINRCRKPADADILVPGDTISLIGTTSTHIEYDQIDNMYVTPEEVDILIREGSMLSPALATTRILRAYAGVRPLVASDDDPSGRNVSRGIVLLDHAKRDGLDGFITITGGKLMTYRLMAEWATNKVCEKLGVTTPCTTAEAPLPGSQHSAEEALRNVVSIPAPIRGSAVYRHGDRASAILSADCLDKSLVCECEAVTAGEVRYAVESLTVNNLLDLRRRTRVGMGTCQGELCACRAAGLLNRFNVTTPHETEQQLGHFLNERWKGVRPIAWGDALRESEFTSWVYHGLCGMNESTLSQPAQKEAENEI, translated from the coding sequence ATGAATGGCTCATCTGTGACTGAAACGGATGTCATCATTATCGGTGGTGGCGCAACAGGTGCAGGTGTCGCTCGTGACTGCGCTCGCCGTGGATTAAAAGCAGTTTTGCTAGAACGGCATGATATTGCGACAGGTGCAACAGGGCGTAACCATGGCTTGCTACACAGTGGTGCTCGTTATGCCGTGACAGATAGTGAATCGGCAAGAGAGTGTATAGAAGAAAACAAAATTCTTAAGCGTATTGCCCATCATTGTATTGAAAAAACCGATGGACTCTTTATTACCCTACCTGAAGATAGTCTCGAATATCAGCAGCAATTTATCACCGCTTGCCAATCCGCTGGCATCGATGCTCAAGCGATTGATCCCGCGGAAGCTATTCGCTTAGAGCCTTCAGTTAACCCGCGTTTAATTGGTGCGGTTCGCGTGCCTGATGGTACTGTCGACCCATTCCGTCTAACCGCTGCAAATATGCTCGATGCGCGCGAACATGGCGCTAAAGTGCTGACTTACCATGAAGTGATTGGCTTGATCCGCCAAGGGGATAAAGTCAGCGGCGTGACGGTTTATGACCATCAAGCTAAGCGCCAATATGATATTCATGCACAAATCGTGGTGAATGCTGGCGGAATTTGGGGACAGAAAATTGCCGAATACGCCGATCTGAAAATCAAAATGTTCCCAGCGAAAGGGGCATTACTTATTTTAGGTCACCGTCTTAACAATATGGTGATCAACCGCTGTCGTAAACCGGCAGATGCGGACATTCTGGTTCCGGGGGATACCATTTCTCTGATTGGTACTACGTCAACGCACATCGAATATGACCAAATCGATAATATGTATGTGACACCAGAAGAAGTGGATATTTTGATCCGCGAAGGTTCTATGTTGTCACCAGCATTAGCGACAACGCGCATTTTACGCGCGTATGCGGGTGTTCGCCCATTAGTGGCGAGTGATGATGACCCTTCTGGTCGTAACGTAAGCCGCGGTATCGTGTTACTCGACCACGCAAAACGCGATGGTTTAGATGGTTTCATTACCATTACGGGCGGTAAGTTAATGACTTATCGCTTAATGGCGGAATGGGCGACCAATAAAGTCTGTGAAAAATTGGGTGTCACAACCCCATGCACGACGGCGGAAGCACCACTGCCGGGCTCTCAACACAGTGCAGAAGAAGCGCTGCGTAATGTGGTCTCTATCCCTGCACCTATTCGCGGTTCTGCGGTTTATCGTCACGGTGATAGAGCGTCTGCGATCCTCAGTGCCGACTGTTTAGATAAAAGCTTAGTGTGTGAGTGTGAAGCGGTGACGGCAGGTGAGGTTCGTTATGCGGTGGAATCTTTAACTGTGAATAACTTGCTTGATTTACGTCGTCGTACCCGTGTGGGTATGGGTACGTGCCAAGGTGAACTTTGTGCTTGCCGCGCGGCGGGATTACTCAATCGTTTTAACGTCACTACACCACATGAAACCGAGCAGCAGCTGGGGCACTTCTTAAATGAGCGTTGGAAAGGGGTGAGACCAATTGCTTGGGGGGATGCTTTGCGTGAAAGCGAGTTTACCAGTTGGGTGTATCACGGATTATGTGGCATGAATGAAAGTACATTGAGCCAGCCTGCTCAGAAGGAGGCAGAGAATGAAATATGA
- the glpT gene encoding glycerol-3-phosphate transporter yields MLRMFKPAAHIERLPADKIDPVYRKLRWQIFLGIFFGYAAYYLVRKNFALAMPYLVEQGFSKGDLGFALSGISIAYGFSKFIMGSFSDRANPRYFLPAGLILASLVMIFMGFVPWATSSIMIMFVLLFLCGWFQGMGWPPCGRTMVHWWSQKERGGIVSVWNCAHNVGGGLPPLLFLLGMAWFNDWKAALYMPAFAAILVAMIAFALMRDTPQSCGLPPIEEYKNDYPTDYKASDEEELTAKAIFMKYVFPNKLLWMIAIANVFVYLLRYGVLDWSPTYLREVKHFTMDKSSWAYFLYEYAGIPGTLLCGWMSDKVFRGNRGATGVFFMTLVTIATIVFWMNPAGNPGVDMACMLIIGFLIYGPVMLIGLHALELAPKKAAGTAAGFTGLFGYLGGSVAASAIVGYTVDYFGWNGGFAVMIGGSALAVVLLFIVMLSESKHKRELAKNQ; encoded by the coding sequence ATGTTACGCATGTTTAAACCCGCCGCTCATATCGAGAGGCTGCCAGCGGATAAAATAGACCCCGTCTATCGTAAATTACGTTGGCAGATTTTCCTGGGGATTTTCTTCGGTTACGCAGCATACTACTTAGTTAGAAAGAACTTCGCCCTCGCAATGCCTTATCTCGTTGAACAAGGTTTCTCTAAAGGTGACCTTGGTTTCGCATTATCTGGGATTTCAATCGCCTATGGTTTCTCCAAATTTATCATGGGCTCATTTTCTGACCGTGCTAACCCTCGGTACTTCTTACCGGCAGGTTTGATCCTCGCTTCACTTGTCATGATATTCATGGGCTTCGTACCATGGGCAACGTCTAGCATCATGATCATGTTCGTGTTGTTATTCTTATGTGGTTGGTTCCAAGGTATGGGTTGGCCTCCTTGCGGACGTACCATGGTTCACTGGTGGTCACAAAAAGAACGTGGCGGAATCGTCTCCGTTTGGAACTGTGCGCATAACGTCGGCGGTGGTCTGCCTCCATTACTGTTCCTGTTAGGTATGGCATGGTTTAACGACTGGAAAGCTGCGCTGTATATGCCAGCATTCGCGGCTATTTTAGTGGCAATGATTGCCTTCGCATTAATGCGTGATACTCCGCAATCTTGTGGTCTGCCACCGATTGAAGAGTACAAAAACGACTATCCAACAGACTATAAAGCCTCTGATGAAGAAGAATTAACCGCTAAAGCTATCTTCATGAAGTATGTATTCCCTAACAAACTTCTGTGGATGATTGCTATCGCTAACGTGTTCGTATACTTACTGCGTTACGGTGTTCTAGACTGGTCACCAACTTACCTGCGCGAAGTTAAACACTTCACAATGGATAAATCTTCATGGGCTTACTTCCTGTATGAATATGCGGGTATCCCAGGAACACTGCTGTGCGGTTGGATGTCGGATAAAGTCTTCCGTGGTAACCGTGGTGCGACAGGCGTGTTCTTCATGACCTTAGTGACTATTGCAACTATCGTCTTCTGGATGAACCCAGCGGGTAACCCAGGCGTTGATATGGCATGTATGTTGATTATCGGTTTCTTAATCTATGGCCCTGTCATGCTGATTGGTCTGCACGCTCTTGAGCTTGCACCTAAGAAAGCAGCGGGTACCGCCGCAGGCTTCACCGGTTTATTCGGTTATCTTGGTGGTTCTGTTGCCGCAAGTGCTATCGTCGGTTATACCGTTGACTACTTCGGTTGGAACGGCGGTTTTGCTGTGATGATCGGTGGTTCTGCACTGGCCGTTGTTTTACTGTTCATCGTTATGCTGAGCGAAAGTAAACATAAACGTGAACTTGCTAAAAATCAATAA